The proteins below are encoded in one region of Candidatus Binataceae bacterium:
- a CDS encoding ABC transporter substrate-binding protein codes for MTTRAEIVGALAIAAFALTGCHSGPPPLDLPPHAMVLQIADSDDIPTLDPALGYDTVSWTFEQAIFDTLLRYGDDNIDLEPDLATSWEAAPDAQTFTFHLRRDARFSNGRTVTSDDFRFGIERVLDPATRSRGMEYYRGIVGADDFAAHRVAHVNGIETPDAWTVIFHLAKPDPIFPHKIAMPFASAVPREEALKWGDDFSRHAVGSGAFMLKQWLSGERLVLVRNPYYFEKGLPRLDAIVDSLGVTSDLQWFRYEAGDLDVVSDIPPAEFPYVMKTPRLRALTLHKATVTTRYLGMNCQMRPFTDVRVRQAMSYEIDRQKLIALLNGRGLVAHGVMPPNLPGFDPKLAGYDHDPGKARALLEQAGLGGGFSFELWMRADPTLLMLGQSVQQDLAEVGVHADLKPVAWGPFLEAVREPHTAQAFMSGWEADFPDPENFLNALLSRDQWGSNNDSFYYNADFQRLIDEAKDVTDLPQRYAIYDQAEKIAVADAPWVFLYYPVSYAIRQPWVNDYVLNPMRPSRFERVTVSLHRSSAND; via the coding sequence ATGACGACGCGCGCAGAGATAGTCGGCGCGCTGGCGATTGCGGCATTCGCGTTAACAGGATGTCATTCGGGGCCGCCGCCGCTCGATCTGCCGCCGCATGCGATGGTGCTGCAAATCGCGGACTCGGACGATATTCCGACACTCGATCCCGCGTTGGGCTACGACACCGTCTCGTGGACCTTCGAGCAGGCGATTTTCGACACGCTGCTGCGCTACGGCGATGACAATATCGACCTCGAGCCGGATCTCGCGACCTCGTGGGAAGCCGCGCCCGATGCGCAAACGTTCACCTTTCATCTGCGTCGCGATGCGCGCTTCTCGAACGGGCGCACGGTCACGAGCGATGACTTTCGCTTTGGGATCGAGCGCGTGCTCGATCCCGCGACGCGCTCGCGGGGGATGGAGTACTACCGCGGCATCGTGGGCGCGGATGATTTCGCGGCTCATCGTGTCGCGCACGTGAACGGCATCGAAACGCCCGACGCGTGGACCGTCATATTTCATCTCGCGAAGCCCGATCCGATTTTCCCCCACAAGATTGCGATGCCGTTTGCGTCGGCCGTGCCACGCGAGGAGGCGCTCAAGTGGGGCGATGATTTTTCGCGCCACGCCGTCGGCAGCGGCGCCTTCATGTTGAAGCAATGGTTGAGCGGCGAGCGGCTCGTGCTGGTGCGCAATCCTTATTACTTCGAGAAGGGGCTGCCGCGTCTCGACGCGATCGTCGATTCGCTCGGCGTGACCAGCGACCTGCAATGGTTTCGCTACGAGGCCGGCGATCTCGATGTGGTCTCCGATATTCCCCCCGCCGAGTTTCCGTACGTGATGAAAACGCCGCGCCTGCGCGCGCTCACCCTGCACAAGGCCACGGTGACAACACGATATCTGGGGATGAACTGCCAGATGCGGCCTTTCACCGATGTCCGCGTGCGGCAGGCGATGAGCTATGAGATCGATCGCCAGAAGCTGATCGCGCTGCTCAACGGACGCGGCCTCGTCGCGCACGGCGTGATGCCGCCGAATCTGCCCGGCTTTGATCCAAAACTGGCGGGCTACGATCACGATCCGGGCAAAGCGCGCGCGCTGCTCGAGCAGGCCGGCCTCGGCGGCGGTTTCAGCTTCGAACTCTGGATGCGCGCCGATCCTACCCTCCTGATGCTCGGTCAATCGGTGCAGCAGGACCTCGCCGAAGTTGGAGTGCATGCGGACTTGAAGCCGGTGGCATGGGGGCCGTTCCTCGAGGCCGTCCGTGAGCCGCATACGGCGCAGGCGTTCATGAGCGGATGGGAAGCGGACTTCCCCGACCCGGAAAACTTTCTCAACGCGCTTTTATCGCGCGACCAGTGGGGCTCGAACAACGACAGCTTCTACTACAACGCCGACTTCCAGCGGCTGATCGACGAGGCGAAGGACGTTACTGATCTGCCGCAGCGCTACGCAATCTACGACCAAGCGGAGAAAATCGCAGTCGCGGACGCGCCTTGGGTTTTTCTCTACTACCCGGTTTCGTACGCGATCCGTCAACCATGGGTGAACGATTACGTATTGAATCCGATGCGCCCCTCCCGTTTCGAGCGCGTGACAGTGTCGCTCCACCGAAGCAGTGCGAATGATTAG
- a CDS encoding ABC transporter permease → MTRRLKIETIGAAMVVSLLVVAIFAPWLAPHDPTRAVAATYGDPGAPSWTFPMGTDQLGRDVLSRIIYGARISMIVGIVATAMTMTIGVVIGLASGFFGGRTDLVLMRFTDVMLSLPVLLLAMAFVTVLRPSLTSILIVIGLVTWTQVARVVRAETLTMVKRDFVVASGALGASSYRMIGRHVLPNVMPIIIVMASLGVSSTLLLEAALSFLGLGIPPPAPSWGRMIEEATIYFRTAPWLATFPGLAIFYAVLGFNLFGYGILQRRGQ, encoded by the coding sequence ATGACGCGGCGTCTTAAAATCGAAACGATCGGCGCTGCGATGGTCGTGAGCCTTCTGGTAGTTGCGATCTTCGCGCCGTGGCTCGCGCCTCATGATCCGACGCGGGCGGTGGCTGCGACCTATGGCGATCCCGGTGCCCCGTCCTGGACATTTCCGATGGGAACCGATCAGCTGGGGCGCGACGTGTTGTCGCGAATTATATACGGCGCGCGTATTTCGATGATCGTCGGGATCGTCGCGACCGCGATGACGATGACGATTGGCGTCGTCATCGGACTAGCGTCGGGATTCTTCGGCGGCCGCACTGACCTTGTACTGATGCGCTTCACCGATGTGATGCTCTCGTTACCGGTGCTGCTGCTGGCGATGGCGTTCGTGACAGTTCTGCGTCCGAGCCTCACCTCGATCCTGATCGTCATTGGCCTCGTGACGTGGACGCAGGTGGCGCGCGTCGTGCGCGCCGAAACATTGACGATGGTGAAGCGCGATTTCGTAGTCGCTTCCGGCGCGCTGGGCGCTTCGTCGTATCGCATGATCGGACGCCACGTGCTGCCGAATGTGATGCCGATAATCATCGTGATGGCCTCGCTTGGAGTGTCGAGCACGCTCCTGCTCGAAGCGGCGCTTAGTTTTCTCGGTCTCGGTATCCCGCCGCCCGCGCCGAGCTGGGGCCGCATGATCGAAGAGGCGACGATTTACTTTCGCACCGCGCCCTGGCTCGCAACCTTTCCGGGTCTGGCGATCTTTTACGCGGTGCTCGGATTCAACCTCTTCGGCTACGGCATTCTGCAGCGGCGCGGACAATGA
- a CDS encoding NAD(+)/NADH kinase, which produces MARRAIRTVGLVVKRDRPEAVSLARSLTRFLHNEGKGAIAELDIAAKIGADGVERHHLADKAELIVVLGGDGTMLGVARLIAGKPIPILGVNLGGLGFLTEVTIKEAKAALERVLKGDFEVDPRIMLEASVVRASQPLDRIEMFQALNDVVVSKGPLGRMLQLEVFADHQPFCSYRADGLIISTPTGSTAYALSAGGPIIYPTLGAIVLAPICPHTLTNRPVVLPDTFEIEVRVRAPDHDTTFIVDGQESAQLGEADSILIRRGAAQVSLVRSEHRYFEIWREKLHWG; this is translated from the coding sequence GTGGCCAGGCGGGCAATAAGAACGGTCGGATTGGTCGTCAAGCGCGATCGGCCCGAGGCCGTGAGCCTGGCGCGATCGCTGACCCGGTTCCTGCACAACGAGGGCAAGGGCGCGATCGCCGAGCTCGACATCGCGGCCAAAATCGGCGCCGATGGCGTCGAGCGGCATCATCTTGCAGACAAGGCGGAGCTCATCGTCGTGCTCGGCGGCGACGGCACCATGCTCGGTGTGGCGCGCCTCATCGCCGGCAAGCCGATTCCGATTCTCGGCGTGAACCTGGGAGGCCTGGGCTTCCTGACCGAAGTAACAATCAAGGAAGCCAAGGCCGCGCTCGAGCGGGTGCTCAAGGGAGATTTCGAGGTCGATCCGCGCATCATGCTCGAGGCGTCGGTGGTGCGCGCGTCGCAGCCGCTCGATCGAATCGAGATGTTCCAAGCGCTCAACGACGTCGTCGTGAGCAAGGGCCCGCTCGGCAGGATGCTCCAGCTCGAGGTGTTCGCCGATCATCAGCCATTCTGCTCCTACCGCGCCGACGGCCTCATTATTTCCACGCCGACCGGATCGACGGCATACGCGCTGAGCGCGGGGGGCCCGATCATCTACCCTACGCTCGGCGCGATCGTGCTCGCGCCGATTTGTCCGCATACCTTGACCAACCGTCCCGTGGTGTTGCCTGATACGTTCGAAATCGAGGTGCGCGTGCGGGCGCCAGATCATGACACGACGTTTATTGTCGATGGCCAGGAGTCGGCGCAGCTCGGCGAGGCGGATTCGATCCTGATTCGGCGTGGCGCGGCGCAGGTCTCGCTGGTGCGCTCGGAACACAGGTACTTTGAAATCTGGCGCGAAAAACTTCACTGGGGATAA
- a CDS encoding SIMPL domain-containing protein (The SIMPL domain is named for its presence in mouse protein SIMPL (signalling molecule that associates with mouse pelle-like kinase). Bacterial member BP26, from Brucella, was shown to assemble into a channel-like structure, while YggE from E. coli has been associated with resistance to oxidative stress.) — MRTKALILVCLMLIIPVAARAADSDSAATRTIVVDGSGEAQATPDTASLNLAIQTTGRTAAQASGANADLASKVVAALKSKLGDKGTVSTGGYSLNPEYDQRPGREHPSIVGYTAQNSITVETGQLDLVGELIDAAIGAGANSVNYLNFSLKNDADARAKAITMATHDAREQAQALADALGVKLGKIVKATTVSEPQPIRMERPMMAMAKMSAPTPVEPGQVSVSASVTLTYEIE, encoded by the coding sequence ATGCGAACCAAGGCCCTCATCCTCGTCTGTCTGATGCTGATAATTCCGGTCGCTGCGCGTGCTGCGGATTCGGACTCGGCGGCGACACGAACTATCGTCGTTGATGGCAGCGGCGAAGCGCAGGCCACACCCGACACCGCTTCGCTCAACCTCGCGATCCAGACTACCGGCCGCACGGCCGCGCAAGCATCGGGCGCGAATGCCGACCTCGCGTCGAAGGTCGTTGCCGCGCTCAAGTCCAAGCTGGGTGACAAGGGCACCGTCTCTACTGGCGGCTATTCGTTGAATCCCGAGTACGATCAGCGACCGGGCCGCGAGCACCCGTCCATCGTTGGATACACCGCGCAAAATTCGATCACGGTCGAAACGGGACAGCTCGACTTGGTGGGCGAGCTGATCGATGCCGCGATCGGCGCGGGCGCGAACAGCGTCAACTACCTCAACTTCTCGCTCAAGAACGATGCCGACGCGCGTGCGAAGGCGATTACGATGGCGACCCACGATGCGCGCGAGCAGGCCCAGGCGCTCGCCGACGCGCTCGGCGTCAAGCTCGGCAAAATCGTCAAGGCGACGACGGTCTCGGAGCCGCAGCCGATTCGGATGGAGCGTCCGATGATGGCGATGGCGAAAATGTCGGCGCCGACTCCGGTCGAGCCCGGGCAGGTCAGCGTCTCCGCGTCGGTGACGCTCACCTATGAAATCGAGTAG
- a CDS encoding VIT1/CCC1 transporter family protein, translating into MAAVDPKEQKRLFERLSSVREVVFGVQDGVLTTAGVLCGLSGAVSSHSQVALAALASTAAGALSMGAGAYLGTRAEVEVMKAELDRVREETAKQPYVMQEGLLQEFAKEGLSREASYRIVKLLSSSQEALTSTAEIKMYGLGKDFMSNPILDGLVMGFAFVVGALVPLLPYMLIPHQRYDLGGALLATAVVLFGVGYFAGWLAHRESRWPGGLRFMLIALGAAAIGYLIGLAISPLGAAAG; encoded by the coding sequence TTGGCCGCCGTCGATCCTAAAGAACAGAAGCGGCTCTTCGAGCGGCTGTCGAGCGTGCGCGAAGTCGTCTTCGGCGTACAGGATGGAGTGCTCACGACAGCCGGAGTGCTGTGCGGCCTGAGCGGCGCCGTTTCGTCGCATTCGCAGGTCGCGCTGGCAGCGCTCGCCTCGACCGCCGCCGGCGCGCTCTCGATGGGTGCGGGCGCATACCTCGGAACGCGCGCCGAAGTCGAGGTCATGAAGGCCGAGCTTGATCGCGTGCGCGAGGAAACCGCCAAGCAGCCTTACGTGATGCAAGAAGGTCTGCTGCAGGAGTTCGCCAAGGAAGGTCTCAGCCGCGAGGCGTCATATCGAATCGTCAAGCTGCTGAGCTCGTCGCAGGAAGCGCTCACCTCGACCGCCGAGATCAAGATGTACGGTCTCGGCAAAGACTTCATGAGCAATCCGATTCTCGACGGCCTTGTGATGGGATTCGCGTTCGTGGTCGGCGCACTGGTGCCGCTGCTGCCGTACATGCTGATTCCGCATCAGCGCTACGACCTCGGCGGCGCGCTCCTGGCCACGGCGGTCGTGCTGTTCGGCGTCGGATATTTCGCGGGATGGCTGGCGCATCGCGAGTCACGCTGGCCGGGAGGCCTGCGCTTTATGCTGATCGCGCTCGGCGCGGCGGCGATTGGCTATCTCATCGGTCTTGCAATCTCGCCGCTCGGCGCGGCCGCGGGTTGA
- the proS gene encoding proline--tRNA ligase: MADKTDEKKVTPRSQDFAAWYNDIILKAELADYSPVRGCMVIRPDGFGMWEALRDELDRRIKRTGARNAYFPLFIPQSFLQKEAEHVEGFAPELAVVTHGGGKELEEPLVVRPTSETIINHMFAQWIRSHRDLPLMVNQWCNVVRWEMRTRLFLRTSEFLWQEGHTAHTTREEAERETLTMLEVYRSFVEEFLAIPLVFGRKSAAQRFPGAVETYAIEGLMGDGRALQCGTSHFLGQNFAKAFETRYLDDSNQLQLVWQTSWGVSTRLIGAIIMAHGDDQGLRLPPNVASTQAVVVPIWRKADEGDKVLGAARAAFEALEKAGIRARLDTREGVTPGFKFNDWEMRGVPIRIEIGPRDVASGEAVLARRDKSGPEAKTKASLAGIEGHVQKLLGEIQQSLFAQAKAASDSNTREFSDYESLKKQMEGEGGGGFAVVYWCENPACEEKIRVDTRATCRVIGLNQNVASGKCIVCGESAAERAHFAKAY, from the coding sequence ATGGCCGACAAAACCGACGAAAAGAAAGTTACCCCTCGCAGCCAGGACTTCGCCGCCTGGTACAACGACATCATCCTGAAGGCGGAGCTGGCCGATTACTCGCCGGTGCGCGGATGCATGGTGATCCGGCCCGACGGCTTCGGCATGTGGGAAGCGCTGCGCGACGAGCTCGATCGGCGCATCAAGCGCACGGGCGCGCGCAACGCCTACTTCCCGCTCTTCATCCCGCAAAGTTTTTTGCAGAAGGAAGCGGAGCACGTCGAGGGGTTCGCTCCCGAGCTCGCCGTGGTCACGCATGGCGGCGGCAAGGAGCTCGAGGAGCCGCTGGTGGTGCGGCCGACGTCGGAAACGATCATCAATCACATGTTCGCGCAGTGGATTCGGTCGCATCGCGATTTGCCGCTGATGGTGAATCAGTGGTGCAACGTCGTGCGATGGGAAATGCGCACGCGGCTGTTCCTGCGCACCAGCGAATTCCTGTGGCAGGAAGGGCACACGGCCCACACGACGCGCGAGGAAGCCGAGCGCGAGACGCTCACGATGCTGGAAGTCTATCGCTCATTCGTCGAAGAGTTTCTCGCGATCCCGCTGGTCTTTGGACGCAAGAGCGCCGCCCAGCGGTTTCCCGGCGCGGTTGAAACCTACGCGATCGAGGGTTTGATGGGCGATGGGCGCGCGCTGCAATGCGGCACCTCGCACTTCCTCGGCCAGAATTTTGCCAAGGCGTTCGAGACGCGCTACCTCGACGACTCCAACCAGCTTCAGCTCGTATGGCAGACGAGCTGGGGTGTTTCGACACGGCTCATTGGCGCGATCATCATGGCGCACGGCGACGACCAGGGACTTCGCCTGCCGCCCAACGTTGCGTCAACGCAGGCTGTAGTCGTTCCCATCTGGCGCAAAGCCGATGAGGGCGACAAGGTGCTCGGCGCCGCACGCGCCGCGTTCGAGGCGCTCGAGAAGGCCGGCATCCGCGCGCGGCTCGATACGCGCGAAGGCGTAACTCCCGGTTTCAAGTTCAACGACTGGGAGATGCGCGGCGTGCCGATCAGAATCGAAATCGGCCCGCGCGACGTGGCCTCCGGCGAAGCAGTGCTAGCGCGCCGCGACAAGTCGGGCCCTGAGGCAAAAACCAAGGCCTCACTGGCCGGTATCGAAGGACACGTGCAGAAACTGCTCGGCGAGATCCAGCAGAGTCTCTTCGCCCAGGCCAAAGCCGCCAGCGATTCGAACACGCGCGAGTTCAGCGACTACGAATCGCTCAAGAAACAGATGGAAGGTGAGGGTGGCGGAGGCTTCGCCGTCGTCTATTGGTGCGAAAATCCTGCCTGCGAAGAGAAGATTCGCGTCGATACCAGGGCGACCTGCCGCGTGATTGGGCTGAATCAGAATGTCGCCTCCGGCAAGTGTATCGTGTGCGGCGAATCGGCCGCCGAGCGCGCGCACTTCGCTAAAGCTTACTAG
- a CDS encoding ABC transporter permease: MLAYLARRIAFGLVVLIGTTLITFAIAFVVPADPAVTLAGAKADPQTLATIRREMGLDRPIYVQYALYLDRAIHGDLGRSYIRRENVTALIEERLPATAILALCAFVLSLVLGIAMGVIAAANRGRTLDNLLLFISLALVSIPVFWLGTMLLVAGGLYLRSFPLGGFSGARSLVLPTITLALGSAGYYSRILHTNLTDALDRDFIRTARSKGLSRAMVVVKHGMANALLPLVTLAGLDLASMLSGVVMTETVFNWPGIGRLAYEAVFNLDIPLIMGTVLFSAFLIVIANFAVDLLYVWLDPRITLAGTG, encoded by the coding sequence ATGCTCGCCTACCTCGCGCGCAGGATCGCATTCGGCCTCGTCGTTCTGATCGGCACAACTCTCATCACGTTCGCGATCGCGTTCGTTGTCCCAGCCGATCCCGCAGTCACGCTCGCAGGCGCGAAGGCCGATCCACAAACGCTCGCGACGATTCGGCGCGAGATGGGGCTCGACCGGCCGATCTACGTGCAGTACGCGCTGTATCTCGATCGCGCGATTCACGGCGACCTCGGCCGCTCCTACATCCGGCGCGAAAACGTCACGGCACTGATCGAAGAACGGCTTCCTGCGACGGCGATCCTCGCGCTGTGCGCATTCGTGTTGTCACTCGTGCTCGGCATCGCGATGGGCGTGATCGCGGCGGCCAATCGCGGCCGCACACTTGACAATCTGTTGCTTTTCATCTCGCTCGCGCTCGTTTCGATACCGGTGTTCTGGCTCGGCACGATGCTGCTGGTCGCGGGCGGACTCTACCTGCGATCGTTTCCGCTCGGCGGTTTCAGCGGCGCGCGCAGCCTGGTGCTGCCGACGATCACGCTGGCGCTCGGCTCGGCGGGCTACTACTCGCGGATTCTGCATACCAACCTGACCGACGCCCTGGATCGCGATTTCATCCGCACCGCGCGCAGCAAGGGGCTCTCGCGCGCGATGGTCGTAGTCAAGCACGGGATGGCGAACGCGCTGCTGCCGCTGGTGACGCTCGCGGGACTCGATCTCGCCTCGATGCTGTCGGGCGTCGTGATGACGGAGACGGTTTTCAACTGGCCGGGGATCGGCCGCCTCGCCTACGAAGCGGTCTTCAACCTCGACATCCCGCTCATCATGGGCACGGTGCTGTTCTCGGCGTTTCTGATCGTCATCGCGAACTTCGCCGTCGATTTGCTCTATGTCTGGCTCGATCCGCGCATCACGCTGGCCGGCACCGGATGA
- a CDS encoding glutathione binding-like protein, which yields MSTPQIDLYTASTPNGWKVSVFLEEVGLPYNVRRIDLTKGEQKTPEFLKICPNGRIPAIVDRGNGDFAVFETGAILLYLARKTGKLMPRDEKGMSRVEQWLMFQMAGIGPMMGQANVFYRYFPEKLPAAIQRYHNECRRLFEVLNAQLKGREYLCDEYSIADIANWCWVRIHEWTGVNVEGLKDLQAWNARMAARPGCQRGIAVPEPLSFKEPTPEMLATAQKIVTR from the coding sequence ATGAGCACGCCGCAGATCGATCTTTATACCGCCTCGACTCCCAACGGTTGGAAAGTTTCGGTGTTTCTCGAGGAAGTCGGGCTGCCGTACAACGTGCGCCGGATTGATCTGACAAAGGGTGAACAGAAGACACCCGAGTTCCTGAAGATCTGCCCCAACGGCCGCATCCCGGCGATCGTCGATCGCGGCAACGGTGATTTCGCCGTGTTCGAGACCGGCGCGATCCTGCTCTACCTCGCGCGCAAAACCGGCAAGCTCATGCCCAGGGACGAAAAGGGGATGTCGCGCGTCGAGCAGTGGCTGATGTTCCAGATGGCGGGGATCGGCCCGATGATGGGACAGGCCAACGTCTTCTATCGCTATTTTCCCGAGAAGCTTCCGGCCGCGATTCAGCGCTATCACAACGAATGCCGCCGGCTGTTCGAAGTGCTCAACGCGCAGCTCAAGGGCCGCGAGTACCTGTGCGATGAATACAGCATCGCGGACATCGCCAACTGGTGCTGGGTGCGAATCCACGAATGGACGGGAGTTAACGTCGAGGGGCTGAAGGATCTCCAGGCCTGGAACGCGCGGATGGCGGCGCGCCCGGGATGCCAGCGCGGAATCGCAGTTCCCGAGCCGCTCTCTTTCAAAGAACCGACGCCCGAGATGCTCGCGACCGCACAGAAGATCGTAACGCGCTGA
- the trpS gene encoding tryptophan--tRNA ligase, translated as MQKTILTGDRPTGPLHLGHYVGSLQNRVKLQDEYDTYILIADVQALTDNFEHPEKLEGNIMEVALDYLAVGLDPNKVKIVVQSMVPELTELTIYFLNLVTTATLERNPTLKAEIQQKNFTKGLPVGFYTYPISQAADITIFKAHLVPVGEDQLPMIEQTREIVRRFNRLYDKVLIEPRAMLGEVARLPGTDGGAKMSKTLGNCIYLGDSPELVRKRVMSMFTDPTRIHPTDPGHVEGNPVFTYHDVFNPDKAEVEELKDRYTKGTVGDVEVKERLFKALNEFLEPIRSRRAEFAVRRNDVRDIVLEGTRKGRALAQETMEEVRRAMKISYKLV; from the coding sequence ATGCAAAAGACCATTCTCACCGGCGATCGCCCCACAGGCCCGCTTCATCTCGGCCACTATGTCGGATCCTTGCAGAATCGCGTCAAATTGCAGGATGAATACGATACCTACATTTTGATTGCCGACGTGCAGGCGCTGACCGACAACTTCGAGCATCCCGAGAAACTCGAAGGCAACATCATGGAGGTGGCGCTCGATTACCTGGCGGTCGGGCTCGATCCGAACAAGGTCAAGATCGTCGTGCAGTCGATGGTGCCGGAGCTGACCGAGCTCACGATCTATTTTCTGAACCTCGTGACGACGGCGACGCTCGAGCGCAATCCGACGCTGAAGGCGGAAATCCAGCAGAAGAATTTCACCAAGGGGCTGCCGGTCGGCTTTTACACCTATCCAATCTCACAGGCCGCCGACATCACGATCTTCAAAGCGCACCTGGTGCCGGTCGGCGAGGATCAGTTGCCGATGATCGAGCAGACGCGCGAGATCGTGCGCCGCTTCAATCGTCTGTATGACAAAGTGTTGATCGAGCCTCGGGCGATGCTCGGCGAGGTCGCGCGGCTGCCGGGCACCGACGGCGGCGCCAAGATGTCGAAGACGCTCGGCAACTGCATTTATCTGGGCGATTCGCCGGAGCTCGTCCGCAAGCGCGTGATGTCGATGTTCACGGACCCGACCCGGATTCATCCGACCGATCCCGGCCACGTCGAGGGCAATCCGGTCTTCACCTACCATGACGTTTTCAATCCGGATAAAGCCGAGGTCGAAGAGCTGAAAGATCGGTATACCAAGGGCACCGTCGGCGATGTCGAAGTGAAGGAGCGACTCTTCAAGGCGCTCAACGAATTCCTCGAGCCGATCCGCTCTCGGCGCGCCGAGTTTGCCGTGCGCCGCAACGATGTTCGCGATATCGTGCTCGAAGGCACGCGCAAGGGCCGCGCACTCGCGCAGGAAACGATGGAAGAAGTACGCCGCGCGATGAAGATCAGTTATAAGCTCGTCTGA
- a CDS encoding peroxiredoxin produces the protein MLKPGDAAPPFDLPCAVDGKITRLKLAAISAEMIVLFFYPRDFSFICPTEVVGFNKALKDFAAEKTDVIAVSVDSVQSHLEWARELGGVGFPMLADEDGKLARAFGIFDEAEKVAMRATFILDAKRNVMYVSACPINVGRSVSETLRVVQAIRSGHMCPAEWKPGMDFGPSDRKF, from the coding sequence ATGCTAAAACCCGGTGACGCAGCGCCGCCGTTCGATCTGCCATGCGCCGTTGACGGCAAGATAACGCGGCTCAAGCTTGCGGCGATAAGCGCCGAGATGATCGTGCTCTTTTTCTACCCGCGCGATTTTTCGTTTATCTGCCCGACCGAAGTAGTGGGCTTCAACAAGGCGCTCAAGGATTTCGCCGCTGAGAAAACCGACGTCATCGCCGTCAGTGTCGATAGCGTGCAGAGTCACCTCGAATGGGCGCGCGAGCTCGGCGGGGTCGGATTCCCGATGCTCGCCGACGAGGACGGCAAGCTGGCGCGCGCATTCGGCATCTTCGACGAAGCGGAGAAGGTCGCGATGCGCGCGACCTTCATCCTCGACGCCAAGCGCAACGTGATGTACGTGAGCGCGTGCCCAATCAACGTTGGACGCAGTGTGAGCGAGACGTTGCGCGTGGTGCAGGCGATTCGCAGCGGCCACATGTGCCCCGCGGAATGGAAACCCGGCATGGATTTCGGCCCCAGCGATCGAAAGTTCTAA
- a CDS encoding deoxyribonuclease IV: MPSAKTSLQRPLLGAHMSIAGEVGNALTRGQQVGCDCIQIFTKSSRQWASKPLSEAEVATFKRNQRETGITSVVAHDSYLLNLGAPDDALRKKSVDGFVDEIERCELLGIPILIAHPGAHVGSGEEAGIKTIAKSINQAHASCKGFKTRVALEITAGQGSVLGHSFAQLGRIFDAVKQNERLQLCFDTEHAFAAGYDLRTEEGYDRTFAELDEHVGLERVAAFHLNDSLKPFHSRVDRHQHIGKGYLGLDAFRRLLNDKRFAGIPMCLETDKSPDLHEDVENLATLRALFA; the protein is encoded by the coding sequence ATGCCAAGCGCCAAAACATCACTGCAACGACCGCTACTGGGCGCCCATATGTCGATCGCCGGCGAGGTCGGCAATGCGCTGACCCGCGGCCAGCAGGTCGGATGCGACTGCATCCAGATTTTCACCAAGTCGTCGCGGCAGTGGGCCTCAAAGCCGCTCAGCGAAGCCGAGGTTGCGACCTTCAAACGCAATCAGCGCGAAACCGGGATTACCAGCGTGGTCGCGCACGATTCATACTTGCTGAATCTCGGCGCGCCCGACGACGCGCTGCGCAAAAAATCGGTCGATGGGTTCGTCGATGAAATCGAACGCTGCGAGCTGCTGGGCATCCCGATTCTGATCGCGCATCCGGGCGCGCACGTCGGCTCGGGCGAGGAAGCGGGTATCAAGACGATCGCGAAGTCGATCAACCAGGCGCATGCGTCCTGCAAAGGCTTCAAGACCAGGGTCGCACTCGAAATCACGGCGGGACAGGGCAGTGTGCTCGGTCATTCGTTTGCACAGCTCGGCCGCATCTTCGACGCGGTGAAACAAAACGAGCGCCTGCAACTTTGTTTCGACACCGAGCACGCGTTCGCCGCAGGCTACGATCTCAGGACCGAGGAAGGTTACGATCGCACCTTCGCCGAGCTCGATGAGCACGTCGGCCTGGAGCGCGTGGCCGCGTTTCATCTGAACGATTCGCTGAAACCGTTTCACTCGCGCGTCGATCGGCATCAGCATATCGGCAAGGGCTATCTTGGTCTCGACGCGTTTCGCCGACTCCTGAACGACAAGCGGTTTGCCGGAATCCCGATGTGTCTTGAAACCGACAAGAGCCCCGACCTCCACGAGGACGTGGAAAATCTCGCAACTTTGCGTGCGCTGTTTGCCTGA